In a genomic window of Zingiber officinale cultivar Zhangliang chromosome 9B, Zo_v1.1, whole genome shotgun sequence:
- the LOC122023936 gene encoding annexin D3-like: MPESCGCGCCVLEYAPSLHLFLDRFNPFLHLFNLAGAQRLGGEEMSTITVPASSPSPDEDANKLRRAFQGWGTDEKTIIEVLSHRNAAQRLAIAEAYARLYGESLLERLHSELSGDFRKAVMLWTMDPAERDAKLTNGALKRTGDSHLWVIIEVACASSPDHLIAVRKAYCSLYSSSIEEEVAHRFSTVEPLSKLLVCLLTSYRYPGDHVDSELAKHEAAQLSDAVKSNQVGNDDVIRILSTRNKSQLVETFKHYIENYGKHIVEDIEVIDKSQFARVLKTAIWCLASPEKHFARVVRTSVVGLGTDEDSLTRAIVSRAEIDLRKIKEEYKIQYKTTLKSDVIDDTSGDYMRFLLALVGSEDI; encoded by the exons ATGCCTGAGAGCTGCGGCTGCGGTTGCTGCGTGCTCGAGTACGCTCCATCGTTGCATCTTTTCCTCGACAGATTCAATCCCTTTCTCCATTTGTTCAATCTAGCAGGCGCCCAGCGACTTGGTGGAGAAGAAATGTCCACCATCACTGTTCCTGCTTCTTCCCCTTCCCCTGATGAGGACGCCAACAAGCTAAGAAGAGCCTTCCAAG GATGGGGGACGGACGAGAAGACGATTATTGAGGTATTAAGTCATCGCAACGCCGCACAGCGATTGGCGATAGCTGAGGCTTACGCTCGCCTTTATGGGGAGTCACTACTCGAGCGCCTCCATTCCGAACTCTCTGGAGACTTCAGG AAAGCAGTGATGCTATGGACGATGGACCCTGCAGAAAGGGATGCCAAATTGACAAATGGGGCACTTAAAAGAACAGGGGACAGCCATCTTTGGGTGATCATAGAGGTTGCATGTGCTTCATCACCTGACCATCTGATTGCTGTGAGGAAGGCATATTGCTCTCTTTATTCTTCCTCCATCGAGGAAGAAGTTGCTCACAGGTTCTCCACGGTAGAACCTCTCAGCAAG TTGTTGGTGTGTCTGCTTACATCTTATAGGTATCCTGGTGATCATGTCGACAGCGAGTTGGCTAAGCATGAAGCAGCTCAGCTCTCTGATGCAGTCAAAAGTAATCAAGTAGGCAATGATGACGTTATTCGCATACTTAGCACAAGAAACAAGTCACAACTTGTGGAAACATTCAAGCACTATATTGAGAATTATGGGAAACACATTGTTGAG GACATTGAAGTCATTGATAAAAGTCAGTTCGCAAGAGTGCTGAAAACTGCTATCTGGTGTCTTGCATCCCCAGAGAAACACTTTGCTCGG GTTGTGAGAACATCAGTTGTCGGGCTTGGAACTGATGAAGATTCTCTTACGAGAGCTATCGTTTCACGAGCAGAAATTGATTTGAGGAAGATCAAAGAGGAGTATAAGATCCAATATAAAACCACCTTAAAATCTGATGTAATTGATGATACCTCGGGGGATTACATGAGGTTCTTACTTGCCTTGGTTGGCTCTGAAGACatatga